From one Chloroflexota bacterium genomic stretch:
- a CDS encoding MOSC domain-containing protein, with product MAHIFQINRSSGGVPKLGVSKTKILTEGVSGDWQNDRVHHGGPDRAVCLYSLELILALQAEGHPVFPGALGENLTLAGLSWPAIIPGVVLHLGEATHLEVVSYTTPCTHIRPFFHDHNSNRIHQKTHPGWSRVYARVLQSGEIQVGDKVTLLKEPVHDK from the coding sequence ATGGCGCACATTTTTCAGATCAACCGTTCCAGCGGAGGCGTCCCAAAGCTGGGGGTATCAAAAACTAAAATACTGACAGAGGGGGTAAGTGGCGACTGGCAAAATGACCGGGTACATCATGGCGGCCCTGATCGAGCGGTGTGCTTGTATTCGCTGGAATTGATCCTGGCATTGCAGGCAGAGGGACACCCGGTGTTTCCCGGTGCTTTGGGAGAGAATCTGACTCTCGCCGGGCTGAGTTGGCCGGCGATCATCCCAGGGGTGGTGCTGCACCTGGGGGAGGCTACCCACCTGGAGGTTGTCTCGTACACCACACCTTGTACACACATCCGGCCTTTTTTCCATGATCATAACTCCAACCGCATTCATCAGAAAACACATCCCGGATGGTCGCGAGTCTATGCACGCGTTTTGCAATCCGGAGAAATCCAAGTCGGTGATAAGGTCACGCTACTAAAGGAGCCAGTCCATGACAAATAA